From the genome of Halomonas sp. LR3S48:
CCGCACGCCGGGGGCCGGTCATCGCCGTGTTCCTGCGCAGCACTTCCCAGTGGCAACGACACGGGCATGGAGTCAACAAGCTCGACTTCTGGCATCGCGGTGTCGTGGCCCTCGGCGAGGACCTGGCCGGCATCGGCATACCCCTGCTGCATCGCGATATCGACGACTTCGGCCAGGCCCCGGCTACCCTGCTCGATCTTGCCCGCGAGGCCGGCGCCAGCTCACTGCACTTCAACCGCGAGTACCCGTTCGACGAGCAGCGCCGCGACCAGGCCGTCATCGAGGCCTTTCGACAAGCCGACCTTACCGCGACTGGCCATCACGACAGCGTGGCCTTCGCTCCCGGCGAGCTGTTGACCGGCAAAGGTGACTTCTACAGTGTCTTCACGCCCTTTGCGCGAGCCTGGCACCGCCAACTGACAGCACAGCGCCTGGCTCTGCGCGACCGTCCTCCCCCGCAACCTTCACCAGCCATCGAGAGCGACGCCATCGCCCCCTTGCCTCCGCTCGACGCCCCCCCGGCCGATATGACGCGCTGGCCTGCCGGCGAAGCGGCAGCCGCCGACCGTCTGGAGCGCTTCCTGCGCTTTCGCGCGCGCCGCTATGCGCAGCAGCGCGATTTCCCCGCAGTGGCCGGCACCAGCGAACTCTCGCCCTATCTGGCGCTCGGCATGATCTCGCATCGCCAGTGCCTGCAGGCCGCGCTGAGCGAGAACGACGGCAGCTTGGCCGAGGGCGATGCCGGTATCGTCAGTTGGGTAAACGAGCTTGTGTGGCGGGAGTTCTATCAGCACGTGGCGGCAGGTTTCCCACGGGTATGCCGCTATCGCGCCTTCCAGCGGCACACCGAGGCATTGGCCTGGCGCGACGACGAAGCCGGTTTTCGTGCCTGGTGCGAGGGGCGCACCGGCTACCCCATCGTCGACGCCGCCATGCGTCAATTGGTCCGCACCGGCTGGATGCACAACCGGCTGCGCATGGTCGCCGCGATGTTCCTGAGCAAGCACCTGCTGATCGACTGGCGGCGAGGTGAAGCATTCTTCCTGCGTCACCTGGTGGATGGAGAGTTCTGCGCCAACAACGGTGGCTGGCAGTGGGCCGCCTCCACCGGCACCGATGCAGCGCCTTACTTCCGTATCTTCAATCCTACGAGCCAGTCTCACCGCTTCGATGCGGAGGCTCGCTTCATTGCCGAGTACGTACCCGAACTGGCCGAGCTGCCGACCCGGGATCGCCATGCCCCCAGCGAAGCCCAGCGCGCCGACACCGGCTACCCGTCGCCCATCGTCGAACACAGGATGGCACGCCTCCGAGCGCTGGAAGCCTTCAAGGCATTGCTACCTCCCGCCTAGAAACTCCGCCTCGGAGTGACAATGTCGACGATGCAATAAATCAGCGGCTAAGTCGTGGGCTCGGCACGCAGCATCAAGCCCGCCGAGTCCGATGGGCGGGCTTGCCACTGCGCTTCGATCAGCTCGGCCGGCCCCGGCCGTGCATAGAGATAGCCTTGTACCAATCGACAGCCGGCCTGCTGCAGGAAATCGAGTTGCCCCTGTGTCTCCACGCCTTCGGCCACCACGTCGAGCCCCAACCCCCTCGCCATCGCCAGCACGGCACTGACGATGGCGGCATCGGCAGGATCGTCGGGCAGCGAGCGGATGAAGGCGCGATCGAGCTTGAGCTTGTCCAGCGGCAGGTTCTTCAGGTAGCTCAACGACGAGTAGCCCATGCCGAAGTCGTCGATGGCAATACGATGGCCCTTGGCACGCAGCGCCTCCAGCCGCGGCACGATATCGCCGGCGCGCTCGTCGAGCAGCACCGACTCCGTCAGCTCCAGGCCCAGTTGAGGTGGCTCGATGCCGTGTCTCGCCAGGCCCGCCGATAGTGCCGTTTCGAGCTCGCCCTGAAACATCTGGATCGCCGAAATATTGATCCACACGGGAAGCTGGGGCAGGCCCAACTCCCGCCAACGCGCCATCTGGGCCAGCGCCTCGTCGATCACCCAGTTGCCAAGCTGGCCCATCAGACCATGGCGCTCGGCCAGCGGAATGAAGTCGACCGGCGACACCATGCCATGCTCGGGGTGCCGCCAGCGCAGCAGCGCCTCCATGCCCACCACGGCACCATCCATGATGCGGTGCTGGGTCTGGTAATACAGCTCGAGCTGGTCGCCATTGGCCAAGGCATCGCGCAAGCCGTAGACCAGCGTCATGTGTGGTGAATTCTGCACGTCCAGTGCCGGGCGGAAGCGCTGGCTGACGTTACGCCCGTGGCGTTTGGCCGAATAGAGCGCCGATTCCAGACGCTGGAACAGCACGCCGGACTCCTTGCCGTCCTCGGGGGCCCGGCAGCTGCCGATGGAGAGTCCCAGGCGCAGGGTCTTGTTGCCGACTTCGAAAGGCTCGCCCAGGTGCTGTCGCAGTCCCGCGATCCAGTTGTCGTGGTCGTCGTACGTCGTGGTGCGTATCACCAGGAACTCGTCGCCCCCGAGGCGCCCCACCACGCCGCCGGCCACATGCCGAGCCAGGCGCTGGCCGAAGCGGGCCAGCAGCCGGTCGCCCTGCTCCACGCCGAGGCTGTCGTTGACCGCCTTGAAGCCGTCGATATCGATGATCGCCATGTCTAGGCTCTCGCCGGCGCGCAGGTGGCGCAGCCGCGAGGTCATCAGGTCATGCAGCCGGCGGCGGTTGGGCAGACCGGTGAGCGGGTCCTCGAAGCCGATGCGTCGCAAGTCCTGCTCGCGAGCCTTGTGTACCGAAATATCAGTAAAGGTGCCGACGTAATGGCTGATGCGTCCACGGCTGTCGGTGACCGCCTTGACCCGCAGCCATTCGGGAAACTCGTCGCCCTGCTTGCGCCGGTTCCAGATCTCCCCCTCCCAGCGCCCCTTGCTGTGCAGGGTCTGCCAGAACCGCTTGAAAAAGGCCGGGTCGTGACGCGCTGCGGCCAGGTTGGTCGCATTGAGCCCGCGCACTTCATCCTCGGTGAAACCGGTGATGCGCGTAAAGGCGGGATTCACGGCGAGGATACGGTTCTCGGCATCGGTGATCTGCACACCCTCTTCGGAGAGCATCAGTGCTTGCTGCATCAGATCGGCGTGCTGGCGGTCTCGCTTCAACTGGCGCCAGGCAGCCGTCAACCCCGCCACGACGATGGCGACGGCGGCCATTCGCAAACCGGGACTGGGCAGCCAGATACAGGCCGGCAACGCTGCCATGGCAGCCCAGGTCAAGGGGCGGTTCAATGCGAAGGATGGCCGCATGCGTGGTCCCGATGTAACGGATATTGAGAGGAAAGTTGCGCCCATGCTGTGCATCGACCCTACCTAGAGTATCGACACTTTGCGGTAACACTTTAATCACTGGCGGCTGTCGCGTCATGCCTGACGTGCAATCAAGGACCACGGCCAGTAGACTAGGCAGGGCCGCCCGGGCGGGTTGGCACCTGTGCCATGTGCCTCCGCACCGTACGCGGAAGGGCCCACTACAACTGCGACTCGGAACGACTCAGTGACCAAGCAACACTCTTTCGAACGCGAAGAACTACTGGCGTGTAGCCGCGGCGAACTATTCGGCCCCGGTAATGCACAACTGCCGGCGCCCAACATGCTGATGCTCGATCGTATCACGCACATCCATGAGGAGGGCGGCCAGTTCAACAAGGGCGAGCTGATCGCCGAGCTGGATATCCAACCCGACCTGTGGTTCTTCGACTGCCATTTTCCTGGCGACCCGGTCATGCCCGGCTGCCTGGGGCTCGACGCCATGTGGCAGTTGGTGGGCTTCTACCTGGGCTGGCTCGGCCACCCCGGCCGCGGCCGTGCGCTGGGTTGTGGCGAGGTGAAGTTCACCGGCCAGATCCTGCCCGAGGCGGGCAAGGTCAAGTACCACATCAACGTCAAGCGCATCATCACCCGGCGCCTGATCCTCGGCATCGCCGATGGCACCGTATCGGTGGATGGCCGCGACATTTACCAGGCCAACGACCTGCGCGTCGGCCTGTTCACCTCTACCGCGAATTTCTGAAACAGGAGGCTCCCATGCGACGAGTGGTAGTCACCGGCCTGGGCATCGTGTCCTGCTTGGGCAACGACGCACAAACGGTCGTCGAAGCGCTCCGGAGCGGGCGCTCGGGCATTCGCTTCAAGGAGGAATACGCCGAGCGCGGCTTTCGTAGCCAGGTCGCCGGGGTCGTAGATATCGATCTCGACGCCCTGATCGACCGTAAGCTAAGCCGCTTCATGGGCGACGCCGCGGCCTATGCCTATGTCAGCATGGCCCAGGCCATCGAGGATTCGGGCCTCGGCCCCGAGCAGGTATCGAGCGAACGCACCGGCCTGATCGCCGGCTCCGGCGGCGCCTCCAGCGCCAACCAGGTCGAGGCTGCCGACGTGATGCGCGAGAAGGGGCTACGCCGGGTCGGCCCCTACCGGGTCACCCGCACCATGGGCAGCACCGTCTCGGCATGCCTGGCCACGCCGTTCAAGATCAAGGGCGTCAACTATTCGATCTCCTCCGCCTGCGCCACTTCCGCGCACTGCATCGGTAGCGCCATGGAGCAGATCCAGATGGGCAAGCAGGATGTCGTCTTCGCCGGCGGCGGCGAGGAGGAGCATTGGACGCTGTCGTGCCTGTTCGACGCCATGGGCGCCCTGACGACCCAGTACAATGACACGCCCGACAAGGCCTCACGCCCCTATGACAAGGCCCGCGACGGCTTCGTCATTGCCGGTGGCGGTGGCATGCTGGTACTCGAGGAGCTCGAACACGCCAAGGCGCGCGGGGCGAAGATCTATGCCGAGCTGGTCGGTTATGGCGCCACCTCCGATGGTCACGATATGGTCGCCCCTTCCGGCGAGGGCGCCATGCGCTGCATGCGCCAGGCACTGGCCACCGTGGACGGCAAGATCGACTACATCAACACCCACGGCACCTCCACACCGGTGGGCGACGTTGCCGAGCTCAAGGCGATCCGCGAGGTCTTCGGTGACAGCACACCGCCGATGAGTTCCACCAAGTCGCTGACCGGCCACTCGCTGGGTGCCACCGGCGTACAGGAAACGATCTACTCGCTGCTGATGATGGAGCATGGCTTCATCGCCGCTTCGGCCAACATCGAGGAGCTCGACGACCAGGCGGCCGGCTTCGATATCGTCACTCGCACTCGCGAGAGCGTCAGCGTCGATCGCGTACTCTCCAACAGCTTCGGTTTCGGCGGCACCAACGCCTGCCTGGTACTGCAGCGCTACCGCGACTAGAGGTTCCGTACGCAACGAAGAAGGCGCCCAGCGGGGCGCCTTCTTCGTCATGCAAAGTATGTCGTACGCAGCAGTCTATCCCGAACTTGCCTCAACTGCAGATTTGGCATCCACCGGGCGCGGGACTTCCGAGATCTCGGCCAGGCGCGCCTCGATCCACGCTTCGACCTCGATCAACACTTCCTCCGGAGTACGGCCCACGGTATCGATGGGCTCCCCCACCACGACGTTGAGTATTCCCGGGTTCTTCACCCAATGGCGACCCGGCCAGCGCTCACCGGCGTTATGCGCTACCGGCAGCACCGGCACGCCGGCCCGACAGGCGATGACAGTCCCGCTCTTGTTGTAGCGCCGCCTTTGCCCCGGGTCCACCCGTGTGCCTTCCGGAAAGATCAATACCGAGAGCCCCTCCTGCAGTCGCGCCACACCCTGGCTCAGCACCTGGCGCATGGCCCGCGCCGGCTTCGAGCGGTCCAGCGCAATGGGATGCAGCAGCCTGAGCCCCCAGCCGAACAGCGGGATGCGCAGCAGCTCCTGTTTGAGTACCGTGCACACTGGCGGCTTGAGAATCTGCAGGAAGATGGTTTCCCACTCGCACTGGTGGTTGGCCAGGATTACGCACGGACCTTGCGGCAGCCGCTCCTTGCCACTGACCCGATAGGTCACGCCGCACGTCCAGCGGAACCAGGCGGTGATGAAATGGTTGTAGAGATTGAGCAGGCGGTAGCGTGCCGGTAGCGCCAGCAGCGGGGCGACGGGCAGCAGCAGCGCACCGAAGACGAAAATAGCGAAAAAGTAACCGACGTAGAACAACAGGCTGCGCAACACATTCATAGTGGAATGCCGCCCTCTTCATCGGTCGCGATGGCGCGGCGGGCCTGGCACCACTCATCCAGCAGCCGCCCTACCTCCAGCCGCCACGGCTTCTGATGTACACCGAAGGCCTCCAGCACGCGCCTGCAGTTGAGTACCCGGCGTAGCGGCTGATCGTGATGATGCTTGAGTGCTTTGACCTCGCCCAACGCAACCTGCTCCCCCAGCCCCTCCAGGCGAGTCGACAGCTGCGTACGCACCATGGAGGTGAAGGTGTAGGCACTGACCGGCTCCGTGCCTGCCAAGTGATAGGCACCCCAGGCACTGGAACCGCACGAGAGCTGATGCAGCATGCCCACCAGGGCCATGGCCACGGCATCGGCCGACGTCGGGCAGAAGATCACGTCCTGGGCCGCGCGAACCTCTTCCCCGGTCACCAGGCTATCGATCACGCCGCTGAGCCAAGCGTGCCCGCCTTCCAGCGCGAACAGCGGCCCCAGCCGCACGATCAGGTGTCGCGGATGGCTCTGGCGGATTCGGTCACCGATGGCGATCAGACGCCTGAGACTCTCGTCCCGCGGCGCCGGTATCACGTGCTCGTCAATGGGTGTCTCGAAGCCATCCTGATAGAGCTGATCGGAGACGCACCACACCAGCGGCGTGTCGGTTTCACGACATGCCGCCAGGCAGGCATCGACGCCCTCGCCATGCGCGATCACGGCTGCGGGCTCGATCTCCATCGGTGCCGAGAGGGGCGGGATGATGACCGCATCCGGTGCCAGCTCGAGCAATAGCGCCGCATCGATCTTCAGACCGGGCTCGATGACGAGCTCGGTATCACTGCGGCGATGAACCAGCCTGGCCAATGCCAGGTTGAGACAGTGGCCGGCATCCAGTACCAACAGCTTCACGCGATCGCCTCCGGCAGGCTCGGTCGGGAGGAAGTCAGAACGGGATTTCGTCGTCGAAATCGTCGAAGCTGCCCGGATCGGGCGCGCCGTAATTGCTCTGCTTCTGTCCTCCCTGCTGGGGCTGTCCTCCCTGCTGGGGCTGGCCGCCCGGCGCGGGTCGCTGCTGGGGCTGGCCGCCAAAGCCACCTGGCTGAGGCGCGGCGTTGCCGTAGCCGCCCTGCTGTGGCACAGAGGCGCCTTGGGGCGCGCCATAGCCGCCCTGCTGCTGAGGCATGCCCGCCCCCGGCTGGCCGCCGAAGTCACCGCTACGGGTATCGAGCATCTGCATGTCGTTGCATACGATCTCGGTGGTATAGCGATCCTGACCGTCCTGTCCCTGCCACTTACGCGTCTGCAAGCGCCCTTCGAGATAGACCCGCGATCCCTTCTTCAAGTACTGCTGGGCGATCTCGGCCAGTCGATTGAATAGCACCACCGAGTGCCACTCGGTCCGCTCCTGGCGCTGGCCGCTCTGCTTGTCGGTCCAGGTGTCGGTAGTGGCGACGCGCAGGTTGGCGACGGGGCTACCGGATGGCATGAAGCGAACCTCGGGATCCTGCCCCAGGTTGCCGATGAGAATGACCTTGTTGACGCCACGGGCCATGCTGGACTCCCTCTATAAATGAACATGTGCATTGTAATGAACCGACCTGAGAGGCCGGCACCTGACAGGCAGGCTAGCCGCCACGGTGGCGACTCGAACGGATCAGGCGCGCCAGGGCGTCTTCGTCGAGGCGGCGCCGGTCCACCTTAAGATACGCCACTCGCTCCTCGGGAACGACCATAACGTCCTCAACGCCGGCCACCTCGGCGAAGCTCGCCATCAGTGTATCGAGCGTATCCTCATGATGCTCGTCATCCAGCGCCACCACCTCGCTCGAGAGGTGCGGCGGCGTCGGCATACCCAGCATCAACAGCCACCAGACGCCGGCGAGCACGGCGCTGCCGACGAATACCGCCGGCAGCCCCCATTGCTGGGCCAGGAAGCCGCCCAACACGCCGCCGAGGAAGGCGCCCAGAAACTGGCTGGTGGAGTAAACGCCCATCGCCGTGCCCTTGGCCCCGGCCGGTGCCAGCTTGCTGAGCATCGAAGGCAGCATTGCCTCGAGCAAGTTGAAGGCGGTGAAGAACAGCAGCAGCCAGGCGAACAATGCCCAGCCACTGCCGAACGAGGCCAGGCCGGCCAGGCTGACGGTGATGGCCGCGATCGCCGTCAGGCTCATGGCCTTCATGCGCTGACGTTTCTCCGCAACGATCACCAACGGCACCATGCCGACGAAGGCCAACGCCATGATGGCGAGGTAGGTCAGGCCATGCCGCTCGGCCTCGATGCCCGCCTCGACCAGGCGAAACGGCACGGCAACGAAGATCGCCATCAGCACCAGATGCAGGGCAAAGATCGACAGGTCCAACCGCCACAAATCGGCCCGGGTGAGAGTCGCCGCCAACTGCTGCCGATCGATGCCCACGTCGCGATGCCTCAGTCGCCGCGGTGCCGGCGGCACCAGCTTCCATAGCACCACCAGGCCCAGTGCGGCGAGCAGGGCGGTGAACCAGAACACGGCAGAGAGCCCGAAAGCGGCGGCCAGCCAGGGGCCGATCACCATGGCGACGGCGAACGCCACGCCTATCGAAAGGCCGATGGTGGCCATGGCGGCAGTACGCACCTGCTCGCGGGTCTGGTCGGCAAGCAGCGCCATGATAGCCGCGGCAACGGCGCCGCTGCCCTGCAGGCAGCGCCCCACGATGACACCGCCTATGGTCTCGGCGGATGCCGCCACTACGCTACCGAGCAGGAACAGCAGCAGACCTCCGGCGATCACCGGCTTGCGCCCGAGACGGTCGGAGAGCAGCCCGAAGGGGATCTGCAGCACCGCCTGGGTCAGGCCGTAGATACCCAGTGCCAGCCCCACCAGCAACGACGTGGCGCCGGCCAGTTCGTCGGCATACAGCGCCAGCACCGGCAACACCATGAACAGCCCCAGCATGCGCGTGGCATACAGGCTGGCCAAGCCGGTAATGGCGCGTCGTTCGGAGACTAGCAGCAGTCCAGAGACCTTGCGCATAGGGAGTGAGACGCTTCCATGGGTAGGCGGGCCGGAGCCCTTCAATGAACCGACTATTCTAACGATTCCGGGCCCCGCAGGAAACGTCCCGACCAGCGGCGCTTTGGCGCGCGGTCGGCCGCAGGAGTATAATCGAGGTTTTGCCGAGCGCCATGAGGTGTGAATGGACAGGATCGTGGTCAGGGGTGCGCGCACCCACAACCTCAAGCAGATCGACGTCGAACTGCCCCGTGACAGCCTGATCGTGGTCACGGGGCTTTCGGGCTCGGGCAAGTCGTCGCTGGCCTTCGACACCCTCTATGCCGAAGGACAGCGACGCTACGTGGAGTCGCTATCCACCTATGCGCGCCAGTTCCTGTCGATGATGGAGAAACCCGACGTCGACCACATCGAAGGACTGTCGCCGGCGATCTCCATCGAGCAGAAATCCACCTCCCACAACCCGCGCTCCACCGTGGGCACCATCACCGAGATCTACGACTACCTGCGCCTGCTGTTTGCCCGGGCCGGCACGCCGCGCTGCCCCGAGCACGGTGAGGATCTCGAGGCCAGCACCATCTCGCAGATGGTCGACCAGGTGCTGGCCCTGCCCGAGGGCAGCAAGCTGATGCTGCTCGCCCCGGTGGTCAAGGGACGCAAGGGCGAACACCTGCAGTTGCTCTCCGAGCTGCACGCCCAGGGCTTCGTGCGTGTGCTGATCGACGGGCAGGCTCTCGAACTCGACGACATCGCCCCGCTGGACAAGAACAAGAAACACGACATCAGCGTGGTGGTCGATCGCATCAAGGTGCGCGAAGGGCTCCAGCAGCGCCTGGCTGAGTCGTTCGAGACGGCCCTCAACCTCGCCGATGGCATCGCCGTGGTCCACTTCATGGACGGCGAAGCCGAGGACATCCCATTCTCGGCGCGCTTCGCCTGCCCGGTGTGCGGCTATGCCATCGCCGAGCTAGAGCCGCGCATGTTCTCGTTCAACAACCCCGCCGGTGCCTGCCCCACCTGCGACGGACTCGGCGTGCAGCAGGTCTTCGATCCCGACAAACTGATCAGCCATCCGGAACTGTCGCTGGCCGAGGGCGTGATCAAGGGCTGGGATCGTCGCAGTATCTACTACTTCAGCCAGCTACAAGCCGTCGCCGACCACTACCGCTTCACCCTGGAGACACCATGGCAGGAGCTTGCCCGCCATGAGAAGGAAGTCATTCTCCATGGCAGCGGTGACGACGAGATCGCCTTCAGCTACGTCAACGACCGCGGCCGTCGCGTCACCCGCGAACACCCCTTCGAAGGGGTACTGCCCAACATGCAGCGCCGCTACCGCGAGACCGAGTCGAGCATGGTGCGCGAGGAGCTGGCGCGCTATATCGCCGACCGACCCTGCCCCACCTGTCACGGTTCGCGCCTGCGCAAGGAGTCCCGCCACGTCTTCGTCGACGATCACACCCTGCCGCAGATCGTGCAACTACCGATCGGCGAGGCGTGGGATTATTTTCAGCGCCTGACCCTACCCGGACGCAAGGGCGAGATCGCCCAGAAGGTCATCAACGAAATCCACGCGCGCCTCGAATTCCTGGTCAACGTCGGCCTCGACTACCTCAACCTCGAGCGCAGCGCCGAGACCCTCTCCGGCGGCGAAGCCCAGCGCATCCGCCTGGCGAGCCAGATCGGGGCAGGCCTGGTGGGCGTCATGTACATCCTCGACGAACCCTCCATCGGCCTGCATCAGCGCGACAACGATCGCCTGCTCAAGACGCTGATCCACCTTCGCGACCTGGGCAACACCGTGATCGTGGTGGAGCATGACGAGGACGCCATCCGCGCCGCCGACCACGTGCTCGATATCGGCCCCGGCGCCGGTGTTCATGGTGGCCGTATCGTCGCCCAGGGCACGCCCGAAGACGTCATGGCCAGCCACGACTCGCTCACCGGCCAGTACCTCTCCGGCAAGCGGCGTATCGAGATACCCAAGTGGCGCATCCCCGGCAACCCCGAAAAGCGACTCGTGCTCAGTGGGGCGAGCGGCAACAACCTGCGCAACGTCAGCCTGACCCTGCCGCTGGGGCTGTTCATCTGCGTCACCGGCGTCTCAGGCTCCGGCAAATCGACGCTGATCAACTCGACGCTGATGCCCATCGCCGCCCGCGAACTCAACCACGCCACCACCCTGACGCCGGCGCCCTATGAGCACATCGAAGGCCTCGATCAGCTCGACAAGGTGATCGACATCGACCAGAGCCCGATCGGTCGCACGCCACGCTCCAATCCGGCCACCTACACCGGCATCTTCACGCCGATCCGCGAGCTCTTTGCCGGTACCCAGGAAGCCCGCTCGCGGGGCTACAAGCCGGGCCGCTTCAGCTTCAACGTCAAGGGGGGGCGCTGCGAGGCGTGTCAGGGCGAGGGCATGATCAAGGTCGAGATGCACTTCCTGCCCGACATCTACGTACCCTGCGACGTGTGCAAGGGCAAGCGCTACAACCGCGAGACGCTGGAGAT
Proteins encoded in this window:
- the phrB gene encoding deoxyribodipyrimidine photo-lyase, whose product is MTCSLMWFRSDLRVHDNTALAAAARRGPVIAVFLRSTSQWQRHGHGVNKLDFWHRGVVALGEDLAGIGIPLLHRDIDDFGQAPATLLDLAREAGASSLHFNREYPFDEQRRDQAVIEAFRQADLTATGHHDSVAFAPGELLTGKGDFYSVFTPFARAWHRQLTAQRLALRDRPPPQPSPAIESDAIAPLPPLDAPPADMTRWPAGEAAAADRLERFLRFRARRYAQQRDFPAVAGTSELSPYLALGMISHRQCLQAALSENDGSLAEGDAGIVSWVNELVWREFYQHVAAGFPRVCRYRAFQRHTEALAWRDDEAGFRAWCEGRTGYPIVDAAMRQLVRTGWMHNRLRMVAAMFLSKHLLIDWRRGEAFFLRHLVDGEFCANNGGWQWAASTGTDAAPYFRIFNPTSQSHRFDAEARFIAEYVPELAELPTRDRHAPSEAQRADTGYPSPIVEHRMARLRALEAFKALLPPA
- a CDS encoding putative bifunctional diguanylate cyclase/phosphodiesterase, which translates into the protein MRPSFALNRPLTWAAMAALPACIWLPSPGLRMAAVAIVVAGLTAAWRQLKRDRQHADLMQQALMLSEEGVQITDAENRILAVNPAFTRITGFTEDEVRGLNATNLAAARHDPAFFKRFWQTLHSKGRWEGEIWNRRKQGDEFPEWLRVKAVTDSRGRISHYVGTFTDISVHKAREQDLRRIGFEDPLTGLPNRRRLHDLMTSRLRHLRAGESLDMAIIDIDGFKAVNDSLGVEQGDRLLARFGQRLARHVAGGVVGRLGGDEFLVIRTTTYDDHDNWIAGLRQHLGEPFEVGNKTLRLGLSIGSCRAPEDGKESGVLFQRLESALYSAKRHGRNVSQRFRPALDVQNSPHMTLVYGLRDALANGDQLELYYQTQHRIMDGAVVGMEALLRWRHPEHGMVSPVDFIPLAERHGLMGQLGNWVIDEALAQMARWRELGLPQLPVWINISAIQMFQGELETALSAGLARHGIEPPQLGLELTESVLLDERAGDIVPRLEALRAKGHRIAIDDFGMGYSSLSYLKNLPLDKLKLDRAFIRSLPDDPADAAIVSAVLAMARGLGLDVVAEGVETQGQLDFLQQAGCRLVQGYLYARPGPAELIEAQWQARPSDSAGLMLRAEPTT
- the fabA gene encoding 3-hydroxyacyl-[acyl-carrier-protein] dehydratase FabA, whose translation is MTKQHSFEREELLACSRGELFGPGNAQLPAPNMLMLDRITHIHEEGGQFNKGELIAELDIQPDLWFFDCHFPGDPVMPGCLGLDAMWQLVGFYLGWLGHPGRGRALGCGEVKFTGQILPEAGKVKYHINVKRIITRRLILGIADGTVSVDGRDIYQANDLRVGLFTSTANF
- the fabB gene encoding beta-ketoacyl-ACP synthase I, encoding MRRVVVTGLGIVSCLGNDAQTVVEALRSGRSGIRFKEEYAERGFRSQVAGVVDIDLDALIDRKLSRFMGDAAAYAYVSMAQAIEDSGLGPEQVSSERTGLIAGSGGASSANQVEAADVMREKGLRRVGPYRVTRTMGSTVSACLATPFKIKGVNYSISSACATSAHCIGSAMEQIQMGKQDVVFAGGGEEEHWTLSCLFDAMGALTTQYNDTPDKASRPYDKARDGFVIAGGGGMLVLEELEHAKARGAKIYAELVGYGATSDGHDMVAPSGEGAMRCMRQALATVDGKIDYINTHGTSTPVGDVAELKAIREVFGDSTPPMSSTKSLTGHSLGATGVQETIYSLLMMEHGFIAASANIEELDDQAAGFDIVTRTRESVSVDRVLSNSFGFGGTNACLVLQRYRD
- a CDS encoding lysophospholipid acyltransferase family protein; protein product: MNVLRSLLFYVGYFFAIFVFGALLLPVAPLLALPARYRLLNLYNHFITAWFRWTCGVTYRVSGKERLPQGPCVILANHQCEWETIFLQILKPPVCTVLKQELLRIPLFGWGLRLLHPIALDRSKPARAMRQVLSQGVARLQEGLSVLIFPEGTRVDPGQRRRYNKSGTVIACRAGVPVLPVAHNAGERWPGRHWVKNPGILNVVVGEPIDTVGRTPEEVLIEVEAWIEARLAEISEVPRPVDAKSAVEASSG
- a CDS encoding sugar nucleotide-binding protein — its product is MKLLVLDAGHCLNLALARLVHRRSDTELVIEPGLKIDAALLLELAPDAVIIPPLSAPMEIEPAAVIAHGEGVDACLAACRETDTPLVWCVSDQLYQDGFETPIDEHVIPAPRDESLRRLIAIGDRIRQSHPRHLIVRLGPLFALEGGHAWLSGVIDSLVTGEEVRAAQDVIFCPTSADAVAMALVGMLHQLSCGSSAWGAYHLAGTEPVSAYTFTSMVRTQLSTRLEGLGEQVALGEVKALKHHHDQPLRRVLNCRRVLEAFGVHQKPWRLEVGRLLDEWCQARRAIATDEEGGIPL
- the ssb gene encoding single-stranded DNA-binding protein, coding for MARGVNKVILIGNLGQDPEVRFMPSGSPVANLRVATTDTWTDKQSGQRQERTEWHSVVLFNRLAEIAQQYLKKGSRVYLEGRLQTRKWQGQDGQDRYTTEIVCNDMQMLDTRSGDFGGQPGAGMPQQQGGYGAPQGASVPQQGGYGNAAPQPGGFGGQPQQRPAPGGQPQQGGQPQQGGQKQSNYGAPDPGSFDDFDDEIPF
- a CDS encoding MFS transporter; this encodes MRKVSGLLLVSERRAITGLASLYATRMLGLFMVLPVLALYADELAGATSLLVGLALGIYGLTQAVLQIPFGLLSDRLGRKPVIAGGLLLFLLGSVVAASAETIGGVIVGRCLQGSGAVAAAIMALLADQTREQVRTAAMATIGLSIGVAFAVAMVIGPWLAAAFGLSAVFWFTALLAALGLVVLWKLVPPAPRRLRHRDVGIDRQQLAATLTRADLWRLDLSIFALHLVLMAIFVAVPFRLVEAGIEAERHGLTYLAIMALAFVGMVPLVIVAEKRQRMKAMSLTAIAAITVSLAGLASFGSGWALFAWLLLFFTAFNLLEAMLPSMLSKLAPAGAKGTAMGVYSTSQFLGAFLGGVLGGFLAQQWGLPAVFVGSAVLAGVWWLLMLGMPTPPHLSSEVVALDDEHHEDTLDTLMASFAEVAGVEDVMVVPEERVAYLKVDRRRLDEDALARLIRSSRHRGG
- the uvrA gene encoding excinuclease ABC subunit UvrA, translated to MDRIVVRGARTHNLKQIDVELPRDSLIVVTGLSGSGKSSLAFDTLYAEGQRRYVESLSTYARQFLSMMEKPDVDHIEGLSPAISIEQKSTSHNPRSTVGTITEIYDYLRLLFARAGTPRCPEHGEDLEASTISQMVDQVLALPEGSKLMLLAPVVKGRKGEHLQLLSELHAQGFVRVLIDGQALELDDIAPLDKNKKHDISVVVDRIKVREGLQQRLAESFETALNLADGIAVVHFMDGEAEDIPFSARFACPVCGYAIAELEPRMFSFNNPAGACPTCDGLGVQQVFDPDKLISHPELSLAEGVIKGWDRRSIYYFSQLQAVADHYRFTLETPWQELARHEKEVILHGSGDDEIAFSYVNDRGRRVTREHPFEGVLPNMQRRYRETESSMVREELARYIADRPCPTCHGSRLRKESRHVFVDDHTLPQIVQLPIGEAWDYFQRLTLPGRKGEIAQKVINEIHARLEFLVNVGLDYLNLERSAETLSGGEAQRIRLASQIGAGLVGVMYILDEPSIGLHQRDNDRLLKTLIHLRDLGNTVIVVEHDEDAIRAADHVLDIGPGAGVHGGRIVAQGTPEDVMASHDSLTGQYLSGKRRIEIPKWRIPGNPEKRLVLSGASGNNLRNVSLTLPLGLFICVTGVSGSGKSTLINSTLMPIAARELNHATTLTPAPYEHIEGLDQLDKVIDIDQSPIGRTPRSNPATYTGIFTPIRELFAGTQEARSRGYKPGRFSFNVKGGRCEACQGEGMIKVEMHFLPDIYVPCDVCKGKRYNRETLEIAYKGKSIDEVLEMTVEEALEFFSPVPAIARRLQTLLDVGLSYIRLGQSATTLSGGEAQRVKLARELAKRDTGKTLYILDEPTTGLHFEDIRQLLVVLHRLRDHGNTIVVIEHNLDVIKTADWIVDLGPEGGSGGGRIIAEGTPEQVAEMEASHTGRFLKPLLERAKSQKAEPATSK